DNA from Daucus carota subsp. sativus chromosome 1, DH1 v3.0, whole genome shotgun sequence:
TATGACACAGCTCTCAGACAGAGATATAGCAGCTGCTCAAGTCCAGCCTGGAACTCTTGCCTCACCTCATGTATGCCCACAGAGCCTGTGCCAGCAAACTtgtgaaaatttcaaaaatgtcCCTATTGATTTATTCCATTTCTATATAGTTATAAAGTACATATGCCACTTCATAATTGCACTAGCTACCTCCAACACCTATATAGTAATTTCACACTTAAATTTAGAAAACCCCTTCATTCACTCAAACAGTACTAGATCTTGTGATCTTACTCGAGCAATTTTCCAACCTATAAACCAAGAAAGTTCTGATTTTTTGTACTTTTCAAGAAACTTCAAGTGTTACATAAACATAAACAACAGTACAATTGTTAGCAAAAGATGATACAAAGAGTGCTTCAACTTCATTTCAATGGCAGATTGTAAACTCACCCTTCTCTCAATTCTTCTTATATTCATCATCTACATATCACagtctctctcttctctcttgCCAGGTaaagtctctctctctctctctctctctctctctctctctctctctctctctctctctctctctctctctcccccctccctctccctccctttctctctctcctctctctctctctctgtttagTAAAGTTGACATTTTTGCAGAGATAAAGAAGCAAGAGGATCAAGAACCTTATGTGGGGATAAACATTGGAACAGATGTATCAAATTTGGTATCACCAGCAGACTTGGTATCATTTCTTCAACTACAAAAAATCACCCATATTAGACTATATGATGCGAATTCAGATATTCTTAAAGCTCTTGCAAAAACCAAAATTAGAGTCATGATTAGTGTTCCCAACAATCAGCTTCTTGGAATTGGTGCTTCAAATGCTACTGCTGCAACCTGGATTGGCAGAAATGTTGCTGCTTATTACCCACAAACACTCATTACTGCCATTGCAGTTGGTGATGAGGTTTTGACTACTGTACCCTCTTCAGCACCAATCTTGATTCCAGCAATTGAATCACTTTATAGTGCTTTAGTGGCCTCAAATTTACATACCCAAATCAAGATTTCCACTCCTAATGCTGCTTCCATCATTCTTGATCCATTTCCGCCTTCTCAGGCATATTTCAATCAGACCCTAACCCCGATTATTACTCAGTTACTTCAGTTTTGTTCAAGAACTAAATCACCCCTTATGATGAATTTGTATCCTTATTATGTGTTTATGCAGAACAAAGGTGTTGTTCCTCTTGAAAATTCGTTGTTTAAGCCTTTAACGCCTTCGAAAGAAATGGTGGATCCGAATACTTTGCTTCATTACACAAATGTTCTTGATGCTATGGTTGATTCTGTTTATTCTTCTATaagtaatttgaattttagtgATGTAGTGGTTCTTGTTACTGAAACTGGATGGCCTTCAAAGGGTGATTCTAAAGAGCCATATGCTACGATAGACAATGCCAATACTTATAATTCGAATTTGATTAAGCATGTTCTGGATAGAAGTGGAACTCCACTTCATCCGGAAATTACTTCGAGTGTGTATTTGTATGAATTGTTTAATGAGGATTTGAGGTCGACTCCTATTTCTGAAGCTAATTGGGGACTGTTTTATGGGAATTCGACGCCTGTGTACTTGCTTCATGTGTCCGGAAGTGGTACATTTTTGGCTAATGATACTACAAACCAGACGTATTGTATTGCCATGGATACAATTGATGCAAAAACATTGCAAACTGCCTTGGATTGGGCTTGTGGACCTGGAAGGGCGAACTGTTCAGAAATTCAACCAGGCGAGACTTGTTATCAGCCCAATAATGTAAAGAACCATGCTTCTTATGCATTTGATAGCTATTATCAAAAAGAAGGGAGAAATGCTGGGTCATGTGACTTTAAGGGTGTGGCCATGATCACCACTACCGACCCCAGTAAGTGCTTCCTAATCACTACGTTTAGTCCTAATGATTATTCGTTTCCCTTAATTTCTGAAAATTTAGGACTGATTGTATAATTAGCACAGtattgatatattgatataaCACTCCAACCTAATTTCTGCTTAAATATTTGCAAGTTATAAGGTGATGACTTCCATTTGGATATGCTTAGCAATATTTTTAACTGGTCTTCTTTATAGTTTGTGAGTATCCCGCTATAGTTACATAGAACATTGTATATAGAAACAGTGTCTCCTTATTTTGTTCCAGGAGCTTTGCATGTGGTGtggaatttagaaaaaaattaaaagaaaatggAAAGGGGGTAGCTACTTTTTGGTGGAGGTAGGTAGATTTAGTTTTCATTCTGAGggtctttatttatttatttatttttgttgggggggggggggggtgtttaCAGAGGCCATGGAGCTCAGATTCTGAATACTGGACAATGGATTTACGACACTTAGAATTTGTGTTGGAGATCTAGCAAAAAAAACCTGTGATTGGTAGCGTTAATGTATGCTATGAAAGATTATGAATTTGGCAATGGTATTTATTATTTCAGCTATTGAATACTAGatttgtattttgaaatttaattaaatttatgttCACTTTTTTCCCCACATTATCTGGTCACACTGCAGAAAAAGAGGAAATGCATCACCCGTGTATTATTCTTATGTAGTACCCATAatgatgaaataaaatttttttatggCATTATTCAGATTGTGAAATTCAGGGTAAATAATATCTGAGCTTGATTTTGTCCTCTTGTGGGATCAATTTGCAGGTCACGGGGCCTGTGTATTTCCAGGCAGGTGAGCACAATTTTCTGTACTGCATTTCTACTCTTGTTTGTCCTGTTCTGCCTTCATGTTAACTAGAGTATTGGGTTTGgcattgttttatattatttatacattGTAGTTGAATATTTAGAGGTAGAATCTCTAGCAATGCTCATATAAAATGTATTTAATTATGGGTGCAGTAAGAAGGTAGCAAATAATACGACAAGTACAACAGTGAATGCAACACAAGCCAGTGGCGCAGATCAAATAAGATTTATAAGTCTTCATGACACAAGAATAAGTGTAGCTGGTGGAGGTTTATTTGTTCTTTTTATTGTCTCCTACGCCCTGGTATACAGTGTGTTCCTTTTATGACCAAACTCGAGGTAAAGAAAGTATGATTCTTATATGGAAACAGAAAATATGTTTGATTAACATTAGTAACACCGTGGTAGTATGATATTTATGCAGGAAACTAGATGTCATCTCTGTGATACGGGGTTCGCGATTTTATTGATATGTTTGTAAAATTGATGTAACTACATTCTGAACATGGAAACCGGGATTACCAGAGTCTGACGTGGAACTAGCACATCAGGCATCAAAGAAGTGATGAGGGGAAAATTTTGAGCCAGAATAATGAAATAGATTAGCTTCAGTGTTAAAAAGttagttctataattttttattttggttgCCAAAGGGCCCATATCTACCAAGTTCACTAAATGTGCAGTATGCTTTTCTTCTACCTTATGTCATTCATTTCTATCTATATGGaataaaatgatgcattttTAGTTTATAAAGCTTTTATTTCATTTCTTGTACCAGCCCCACAAGAGATTGTGGTGTTATAAATTCATAAAGACAAATTGTCAGAATAAGGTTTGATTATCAGTGGATCACTGTAATTAAGTTAGTGAGACTTGGTCGGAAAttggacttaatcggtgaataTACGGaacaa
Protein-coding regions in this window:
- the LOC108204315 gene encoding glucan endo-1,3-beta-glucosidase 1 isoform X3, translating into MADCKLTLLSILLIFIIYISQSLSSLLPEIKKQEDQEPYVGINIGTDVSNLVSPADLVSFLQLQKITHIRLYDANSDILKALAKTKIRVMISVPNNQLLGIGASNATAATWIGRNVAAYYPQTLITAIAVGDEVLTTVPSSAPILIPAIESLYSALVASNLHTQIKISTPNAASIILDPFPPSQAYFNQTLTPIITQLLQFCSRTKSPLMMNLYPYYVFMQNKGVVPLENSLFKPLTPSKEMVDPNTLLHYTNVLDAMVDSVYSSISNLNFSDVVVLVTETGWPSKGDSKEPYATIDNANTYNSNLIKHVLDRSGTPLHPEITSSVYLYELFNEDLRSTPISEANWGLFYGNSTPVYLLHVSGSGTFLANDTTNQTYCIAMDTIDAKTLQTALDWACGPGRANCSEIQPGETCYQPNNVKNHASYAFDSYYQKEGRNAGSCDFKGVAMITTTDPIRR
- the LOC108204315 gene encoding glucan endo-1,3-beta-glucosidase 1 isoform X1, producing the protein MADCKLTLLSILLIFIIYISQSLSSLLPEIKKQEDQEPYVGINIGTDVSNLVSPADLVSFLQLQKITHIRLYDANSDILKALAKTKIRVMISVPNNQLLGIGASNATAATWIGRNVAAYYPQTLITAIAVGDEVLTTVPSSAPILIPAIESLYSALVASNLHTQIKISTPNAASIILDPFPPSQAYFNQTLTPIITQLLQFCSRTKSPLMMNLYPYYVFMQNKGVVPLENSLFKPLTPSKEMVDPNTLLHYTNVLDAMVDSVYSSISNLNFSDVVVLVTETGWPSKGDSKEPYATIDNANTYNSNLIKHVLDRSGTPLHPEITSSVYLYELFNEDLRSTPISEANWGLFYGNSTPVYLLHVSGSGTFLANDTTNQTYCIAMDTIDAKTLQTALDWACGPGRANCSEIQPGETCYQPNNVKNHASYAFDSYYQKEGRNAGSCDFKGVAMITTTDPSHGACVFPGSKKVANNTTSTTVNATQASGADQIRFISLHDTRISVAGGGLFVLFIVSYALVYSVFLL
- the LOC108204315 gene encoding glucan endo-1,3-beta-glucosidase 1 isoform X2, with the translated sequence MADCKLTLLSILLIFIIYISQSLSSLLPEIKKQEDQEPYVGINIGTDVSNLVSPADLVSFLQLQKITHIRLYDANSDILKALAKTKIRVMISVPNNQLLGIGASNATAATWIGRNVAAYYPQTLITAIAVGDEVLTTVPSSAPILIPAIESLYSALVASNLHTQIKISTPNAASIILDPFPPSQAYFNQTLTPIITQLLQFCSRTKSPLMMNLYPYYVFMQNKGVVPLENSLFKPLTPSKEMVDPNTLLHYTNVLDAMVDSVYSSISNLNFSDVVVLVTETGWPSKGDSKEPYATIDNANTYNSNLIKHVLDRSGTPLHPEITSSVYLYELFNEDLRSTPISEANWGLFYGNSTPVYLLHVSGSGTFLANDTTNQTYCIAMDTIDAKTLQTALDWACGPGRANCSEIQPGETCYQPNNVKNHASYAFDSYYQKEGRNAGSCDFKGVAMITTTDPNCEIQGK